The Prunus persica cultivar Lovell chromosome G8, Prunus_persica_NCBIv2, whole genome shotgun sequence genome includes a region encoding these proteins:
- the LOC109950797 gene encoding uncharacterized protein LOC109950797, with product MCKVFAMTLRGAAQDWFHTLPSGSINSFKELTYVFTKEYTSYRTIKKNPDHLFNLRKKPEESLRDYIKRFKAEKANIVGCDDQIASSAFKKGLPAEHDLYRELTITPSQTLAEVFATAERYAFWDDDRIAAKKSTEQEDRPAKRAEQRGDRLGNRDKDKGRSRPQREATTKENYTKFSIPIHQILAQVKNKPWVKRPPPLKGDPDKRDTRKYCAFHATHGHNTNNCFAWKAHLEELVREGHCTEFIAKQAIQQIEDHDTAKEPPQKVIRINTILADSEKSGLTNKEKKRKIKQATMISQVSTSFSLAEDDPVIGFQKKDLIGLDLPHNDALVISIQIAQAMVDRVHADEGSAANILQLAVVQQMGLEAKINKSAKSLTGFNGATTVTVGTIDLDVYFPPVISSQTFMVIDEISPYNGILGRPWIGKINAITSATHQKIRYPIPGGGIGQINSDQAMARKCSAQGLKKSKQTQFLPVNQADLKGVEQAEEKADLIPDGRADQKGKGIATPQ from the coding sequence ATGTGCaaggtgtttgcaatgacTTTGCGAGGAGCAGCTCAAGATTGGTTCCATACCCTGCCATCTGGGTCGATCaacagcttcaaggagcttaCTTACGTCTTCACTAAAGAATACACTTCTTATCGGacgatcaagaagaaccctgaccaTCTGTTTAACCTGCGCAAGAAGCCCGAGGAATCccttcgagattacatcaagaggttCAAAGCAGAAAAGGCCAACATCGTAGGGTGCGATGACCAAATCGCATCCTCTGCATTCAAGAAAGGTCTTCCAGCAGAACATGACTTATACCGCGAGCTGACTATCACTCCCAGCCAGACTCTAGCAGAGGTCTTTGCGACCGCAGAACGCTACGCATTCTGGGATGACGATCGAATCGCCGCGAAGAAGTCCACTGAGCAGGAAGATCGACCGGCTAAACGGGCAGAACAAAGAGGCGACAGGCTTGGCAACAGGGACAAAGACAAAGGCAGGTCACGCCCACAAAGAGAGGCCACGACGAAAgagaactacaccaagttctctatccccatacatcaaattCTAGCCCAAGTGAAGAACAAACCTTGGGTAAAAAGACCGCCACCCTTGAAAGGAGATCCGGACAAGAGggataccagaaaatattgtGCCTTCCATGCGACACATGGGCACAATACGAATAATTGCTTTGCTTGGAAAGCGCATCTCGAAGAACTCGTAAGAGAAGGACATTGCACGGAGTTCATCGCGAAGCAAGCCATCCAGCAGATAGAAGACCACGATACCGCGAAGGAGCCACCccagaaggtcataaggattaacacaatcctagccgaCTCTGAGAAGTCCGGActgaccaacaaagaaaagaagaggaagatcaaacaggcTACTATGATCTCCCAAGTCTCAACTAGCTTCTCACTGGCAGAAGACGATCCCGTGATCggctttcaaaagaaagacttAATCGGCCTTGATCTACCGCACAACGACGCCCttgtcatcagcattcaaatcgCTCAGGCCATGGTCGACCGAGTCCATGCAGATGAGGGCAGTGCAGCCAACATCCTACAATTGGCAGTCGTCCAACAGATGGGCTTAGAGGCAAAGATCAATAAATCAGCCAAGTCCCTGACTGGTTTCAATGGCGCAACGACGGTTACCGTTGGCACGATAGATCTCGACGTCTACTTTCCACCTGTAATCAGCTCGCAAACGTTCATGGTCATTGATGAAATCTCACCCTACAATGGCATTCTAGGCAGACCATGGATCGGCAAGATCAACGCCATCACCTCTGCCACACATCAGAAGATTCGCTACCCAATCCCTGGGGGCGGTATCGGCCAGATCAACAGTGATCAGGCAATGGCAAGAAAATGCTCAGCTCAAGGGCTGAAGAAAAGCAAGCAAACACAGTTCCTCCCTGTGAATCAGGCAGATCTAAAGGGAGTAGAACAAGCAGAGGAGAAAGCAGATCTCATTCCTGACGGCCGAGCAGACcagaaaggaaagggaatAGCTACTCCCCAATAG
- the LOC109950798 gene encoding uncharacterized protein LOC109950798 produces MSRTLTEVERKYSAIERLCLALYFTAVKLRHYMLPFTIYIIAKTDLIKYMLTRPMVRRIIGKWTLALTEFSFRYVPQKAVKGQAVADLLADHPGEEIENMDSLDIANADLLTRLDFQCTNNRAEYEALIIGLEMLVELGIQSMEILGDSMLVLKQIAGEYKCLSPSLAVYLVAARNLLTEFREATWEHIPREENFAANELAQIATGIQMPEDCVQRIIKVGKNHQNHGFKLPYVEWRFGPKKQG; encoded by the exons ATGAGCAGAACTCTGACAGAAGTAGAAAGGAAATATTCAGCAATTGAAAGGCTTTGTCTAGCCTTATACTTCACTGCTGTGAAACTTAGACACTATATGCTGCCTTTCACCATCTACATCATTGCCAAGACAGAcctaatcaaatacatgctaacGAGGCCAATGGTGAGACGCATAATTGGAAAATGGACTCTGGCTTTGACAGAATTTTCTTTCAGATATGTTCCTcagaaagctgtcaaaggACAAGCTGTAGCAGATTTGCTAGCAGATCACCCAGGAGAAGAGATTGAAAATATGGACTCTTTGGAcatagcaaatgcagatctGCTGACTAGA TTAGATTTCCAGTGCACCAACAACAGGGCTGAATATGAAGCTTTAATCATTGGCCTAGAAATGCTGGTGGAATTAGGGATCCAATCTATGGAAATCCTGGGAGATTCTATGCTTGTGTTGaaacagattgctggagaatacAAGTGTCTGAGTCCTTCTTTAGCTGTTTATTTAGTTGCAGCTAGAAACCTGCTGACAGAATTCagagaagctacttgggaacatatcccaagagaagaaaattttgcaGCCAATGAATTGGCTCAGATAGCAACAGGTATACAAATGCCTGAAGACTGTGTGCAAAGAATCATCAAGGTAGGAAAGAATCATCAGAATCATGGCTTTAAACTACCTTATGTGGAATGGagatttggtccgaaaaagCAAGGATGA